From the genome of Segatella hominis, one region includes:
- a CDS encoding CTP synthase, producing MAETKYIFVTGGVVSSLGKGIISSSIGKLLQARGYNITIQKFDPYINIDPGTLNPYEHGECYVTVDGMETDLDLGHYERFTGIQTTKANSLTTGRIYKAVIDKERRGDYLGKTIQVVPHITDEIKRNVKLLGKKYHYDFVITEIGGTIGDIESAPYMEAIRQLKWELGKNAVNVHLTYVPYLKAAGELKTKPTQHSVKELQSVGIQPDILILRTEKHLEEGIMKKVASFCNVDLDCVIQSEDLASIYEVPVNMQNQGLDTAILRKMGEPIGEKPALGPWKAFLDRRSKATEVVNIGLVGKYDLQDAYKSIRESLSHAGTYNDHKVKITFINSEYLTEENVAEQLKGQDGIVICPGFGQRGIEGKIIAAHYTRTHDIPTFGICLGMQMMVIEFARNVLGYKDANSREMDEKTPHNVIDIMEEQKNISNMGGTMRLGAYECVLKQGSRVFSIYKKEHIQERHRHRYEFNNEFQKEYEKNGMMCVGRNPESDLVEIVEIPGLKWYIGTQYHPEYQSTVLKPHPLFMDFVKTAISNKK from the coding sequence GTGGCTGAAACTAAGTACATCTTCGTTACTGGTGGTGTGGTTTCTTCTTTGGGTAAAGGAATCATATCGTCATCCATCGGTAAGCTTCTTCAAGCAAGAGGTTACAACATTACTATCCAAAAGTTTGACCCATACATCAACATCGACCCGGGTACACTGAACCCGTACGAGCATGGTGAGTGCTACGTGACAGTAGATGGTATGGAAACCGACCTGGACCTCGGACACTACGAGCGATTCACCGGTATTCAAACTACGAAAGCAAATTCTCTCACCACTGGTCGTATCTACAAGGCTGTCATTGACAAGGAACGTCGTGGCGATTATCTCGGAAAAACCATCCAGGTGGTGCCTCACATCACCGACGAGATCAAGCGCAATGTGAAGCTGCTCGGCAAGAAGTATCACTATGATTTCGTAATCACCGAGATAGGCGGAACCATCGGCGACATCGAAAGTGCTCCTTACATGGAAGCTATCAGACAGCTGAAATGGGAATTGGGCAAGAACGCCGTCAATGTGCACCTCACCTACGTGCCTTATCTGAAGGCTGCAGGGGAGTTGAAAACAAAACCTACCCAGCACTCCGTGAAGGAATTGCAAAGTGTAGGTATTCAGCCAGATATTCTGATCCTCCGCACAGAGAAACATCTCGAAGAGGGAATCATGAAAAAGGTAGCCAGCTTCTGTAATGTGGATCTGGACTGCGTGATACAAAGCGAAGACCTCGCCAGTATCTATGAAGTACCTGTAAACATGCAGAACCAGGGTCTTGACACCGCCATTCTCCGCAAAATGGGCGAGCCTATCGGCGAAAAGCCTGCACTGGGTCCTTGGAAAGCATTCCTCGACCGCAGAAGCAAGGCTACAGAGGTGGTAAACATCGGACTGGTAGGTAAGTACGATCTGCAGGATGCCTACAAGAGTATCCGCGAAAGTCTTTCACATGCCGGCACCTACAACGACCACAAGGTGAAGATAACATTCATCAATTCTGAATATCTCACAGAAGAAAATGTGGCAGAGCAGTTGAAGGGTCAGGACGGCATCGTCATCTGTCCGGGATTCGGCCAGCGCGGCATTGAGGGCAAGATCATAGCAGCCCACTATACCCGCACCCACGACATTCCTACCTTTGGTATCTGCCTGGGTATGCAGATGATGGTCATCGAGTTTGCCCGCAACGTATTGGGCTACAAAGATGCCAATTCAAGAGAGATGGATGAAAAGACTCCACACAATGTCATCGACATCATGGAGGAACAGAAAAACATCTCCAACATGGGTGGAACCATGCGCCTCGGTGCATACGAATGTGTACTGAAACAAGGTTCTCGCGTCTTCTCTATATATAAGAAGGAGCACATTCAGGAGCGTCATCGCCATCGCTATGAATTCAACAATGAGTTTCAGAAGGAATACGAGAAGAACGGCATGATGTGCGTGGGACGCAACCCAGAGAGCGACTTGGTAGAAATCGTTGAAATACCAGGATTGAAATGGTACATCGGTACACAGTATCATCCAGAATACCAAAGTACCGTATTAAAACCACATCCTCTGTTCATGGATTTCGTCAAGACGGC